In one Serinus canaria isolate serCan28SL12 chromosome 2, serCan2020, whole genome shotgun sequence genomic region, the following are encoded:
- the FYCO1 gene encoding FYVE and coiled-coil domain-containing protein 1 isoform X1 → MAATSGESQLQRIIRDLQDAVTELSKEFKEGGEPITDDSVNLQKFSYKLEYLLQFDQKEKSTLLGNRKDYWDYFCDCLAKIKGANDGIRFVKSITELRTSLGKGRAFLRYSLVHQRLADTLQQCFMNTKVTSDWYYARSPFLNSKMSSDIVGQLYELTDVQFDLASRGYDLDAAWPAFARRTLSSLGSSAYLWKPPSRSSSMSSLVSNYLQAQEFPSSPDVNNSLNVEHLEGYEEMRLELDQAELRQRELQDRIHQLEMENQELQAAVSLQKEQVQVEKEKSNNYSEENSRLTKMITELQKQCEVSHSTQSTVHDLQKCLQSLELSAAEQQKEHSTKVEQLLSSQEDCVSQLQVSNQELETSKALIAVKDLCIDELKAKLSSTEQKNLNLLAKVDAALDEKGQQATAQYDSALQIRALLEKLQEMEKEKADMQRLNAEHASQLKAAREELLLKEQAQKELESRYSSLTANSKEESEKLTGSLETMAKEKDALQEALTLKGKEMAELQTQVMGSLAQVGSLEKNLEEARKEKEKLEEEYGRREGALKQEAQSQAEQLELQEGRLTKVSQTVCSLQEQNQKLMSEKEHLRQKVKELEEQMEQQNCAVSELDEESRKLKAENENLQQSKKKIEEKLKNLEASKASLEADVAKLRASEKQLQSEIDDALVSVDEKEKKLRSENKQLDEDLQNARRQSQILEERLEALHSEYEELKQREETSRESYASLEAQLKSAKQHSLQMEKSLDMLKESKECLQSQLTQKEVELQGMESQCHQLRAEAERHRKKAETLEIEKLSVEKTCLHQTKLIDSLTSEKESVEKQQLQQAASLEKEAKELAFRLTMSEEQLEVNRGEVSRLQAEVLDLRVKLQQAADERERMRGELAVTETVLSEQKMLVQQLKEQNESLNRNHVQELVECKEREEKLKKEQERTAHQKADLENNLMNLKEELSKVKRYLENARVENEENKDLLHRTNTDMAELGIQICALTSEKVDAEEQLAQATERFKELEEQAAEQQEKLKLDVSNLREENKSLQEKLEEAQMCAAAVPSLQLQLETIKKQAQSFQETSQEELSAIKFQMSTEILNYQTKFKAVTEECGKVREQLEEQKRQQHAAEEEITELQAANTSLCRKLDEAREQLSESESARLQKEEEVTSLRELLERIQKEADEAKEKILDYTEKLSKVAADKDSSDQKLFAELDDLTRTKQFLEERLIELIRDKDALWQKSDALEFQQKLSAEQRWQGDTEVNHCLDCQREFSWMVRRHHCRMCGRIFCYYCCNNYMVTKLGGKKERCCRACFNKPRVIVDSTDDSGSSANQEGSPASLESPVSPSERAFVASEASKPPDDAAFDIITDEELCQVQESDSLHNESQMERDSLDQSVTDLCVCWAKQLLGALYSLQSPFQVSAFHTIRPVIHTWCYSSVHPEHTPFLRNSMCNSSTFDESEDWQVAQDAEICLLKSGEIMMKLPLTVEEIMNFGESNRELFIKSSTYSIIPITVTEMGLTISWIFSSDPKSISFSVVYQESEDTPLDQCKVLIPMTRCNSHKETIRGQVKVRNAGIYTLIFDNTFSRFISKRVFYHLAVERPVIYDGSDFP, encoded by the exons ATGCAGTGACTGAATTAAGTAAAGAATTTAAAGAAGGAGGCGAACCGATCACAGATGACAGTGTCAACTTGCAAAAATTCTCCTACAAGCTTGAGTACCTCTTACAG TTtgaccagaaagaaaaaagcacattgCTGGGGAACAGAAAAGACTACTGGGATTATTTCTGTGACTGTCTGGCAAAAATCAAAGGAGCTAATGATGGAATCCGCTTTGTCAAGTCTATTACAGAA CTACGAACCTCTCTGGGAAAAGGACGAGCATTTCTTCGTTATTCCCTGGTTCACCAAAGGCTAGCAGACACCTTGCAGCAATGTTTTATGAACACCAAAGTGACCAG tgACTGGTACTATGCAAGAAGTCCATTTCTGAATTCCAAAATGAGTTCTGACATTGTGGGTCAACTCTATGAGCTCACTGATGTTCAGTTTGACTTGGCATCAAGAGGCTATGATTTAGATGCTGCTTGGCCAGCATTTGCCAG GAGGACTCTGTCCTCACTTGGATCTTCAGCATATTTATGGAAGCCCCCAAGTCGCAGTTCCAGCATGAGCAGTTTAGTGAGCAATTATTTGCAG GCACAAGAGTTTCCTTCCAGCCCTGATGTAAATAACTCACTAAATGTTGAACACCTTGAGGGCTACGAAGAGATGCGTTTAGAACTTGACCAGGCTGAGCTGAGGCAGAGGGAACTTCAAGATCGTATTCACCAGCTAGAAATGGAAAaccaggagctccaggcagcTGTCAGCCTTCAAAAGGAACAAGTACAGGTAGAAAAGGAGAAGAGCAATAACTACAGTGAGGAGAACTCCCGGCTGACAAAGATGATCACAGAGTTACAGAAGCAATGTGAGGTCTCACACTCCACTCAGAGCACTGTCCATGACCTGCAGAAGTGCCTACAGTCACTGGAACtgagtgcagcagagcagcagaaggaacaCTCAACAAAGGTGGAGCAGCTGTTGAGCAGCCAGGAAGATTGTGTCTCACAATTGCAGGTTTCTAATCAGGAGCTGGAGACCTCTAAGGCTTTGATTGCTGTGAAGGATCTTTGCATTGATGAGCTCAAAGCCAAGTTGAGTTCCACAGAACAGAAGAACCTCAACCTCCTTGCTAAAGTTGATGCTGCCTTGGATGAAAAGGGACAGCAAGCCACAGCCCAGTATGACTCTGCCCTACAAATACGGGCACTGTTAGAGAAGCTtcaggagatggaaaaggaaaaggcagataTGCAAAGACTCAATGCTGAACATGCATCTCAGCTGAAAGCAGcaagggaggagctgctgctgaaagaacAGGCACAGAAGGAACTGGAATCCAGATACAGTAGCCTCACTGCTAACTCgaaagaagaaagtgaaaagcTGACTGGGAGCCTGGAGACCATGGCAAAGGAAAAGGATGCACTTCAGGAGGCCCTGACtctgaaaggaaaggagatggCTGAGCTCCAGACCCAGGTAATGGGGTCGCTGGCTCAGGTGGGTTcgctggaaaaaaatcttgaggaagctaggaaggaaaaagagaaacttgAAGAGGAGTATGGTAGGAGAGAAGGAGCACTGAAGCAGGAAGCCCAGTCACAAGCAGAGCAACTTGAACTACAGGAGGGTCGCTTAACAAAGGTGAGTCAGACTGTGTGTAGCCTTCAGGAGCAAAACCAGAAACTCATGTCTGAGAAGGAGCATCTCAGACAGAAAGtcaaggagctggaggagcagatgGAGCAGCAAAACTGTGCAGTGAGTGAATTGGATGAGGAAAGCAGgaaactgaaagcagagaatGAGAATTTGCAGCAGTCTAAGAAGAAGATtgaagagaagctgaaaaatctGGAAGCTTCTAAAGCTTCCCTAGAAGCTGATGTAGCCAAGTTGAGAGCCTCTGAGAAACAACTTCAGAGTGAGATAGATGATGCCCTGGTGTCAGTtgatgaaaaagagaagaagctCCGGAGTGAGAACAAACAGCTGGATGAAGACTTGCAGAATGCCAGGAGGCAAAGCCAAATtctggaggagaggctggaggctCTGCACTCAGAATATGAAGAATtaaagcaaagagaagagaCCTCCAGGGAGTCTTATGCCTCACTTGAAGCACAGCTGAAGAGTGCCAAACAGCATAGtttacaaatggaaaaaagcTTGGACATGttgaaggaaagcaaagagtGTCTCCAGTCACAGCTCACACAGAAGGAAGTAGAACTGCAGGGCATGGAGAGCCAATGTCATCAGCTAAGAGCAGAAGCTGAAAGACacaggaagaaagcagagaCTCTTGAGATAGAAAAGCTCAGTGTTGAAAAGACATGCCTTCATCAGACAAAACTTATAGACTCTCTCACATCAGAAAAGGAATCAGTGGAAAAACAGCAACTACAGCAGGCAGCGTCCCTGGAGAAGGAGGCAAAAGAGTTGGCCTTCAGACTGACCATGAgtgaagagcagctggaggtCAACAGAGGTGAAGTGtccaggctgcaggcagaagTCCTGGATCTGCGAGTCAAGCTTCAGCAGGCCGCTGAtgagagagagaggatgagaggtGAGCTGGCAGTCACTGAGACTGTCTTGAGTGAACAGAAGATGCTTGTCcagcagctgaaagagcagaatGAGTCTCTCAACAGAAATCATGTGCAAGAACTGGTGGAatgtaaagaaagagaagaaaagctgaaaaaagagcaggagagaaCAGCCCATCAAAAAGCTGacctggaaaataatttgatgaACCTAAAGGAAGAGCTGTCTAAGGTTAAGCGGTATTTGGAAAATGCTAGagtggaaaatgaagaaaataaagatctCCTCCACAGGACCAACACTGATATGGCTGAACTTGGCATTCAGATTTGTGCCTTGACCTCTGAAAAGGTGGATGCAGAAGAGCAGTTGGCCCAGGCCACAGAAAGGTTCAAAGAACTGGAAGAACAGGCAGCAGAGCaacaggagaagctgaagcttgATGTCTCTAATCTCAGAGAGGAGAACAAGAGCCTGCAAGAGAAATTAGAGGAGGCTCAAATGTGTGCCGCAGCTGTCCCAAGTCTGCAATTGCAGCTGGAGACAATAAAGAAACAGGCACAGAGTTTCCAAGAGACCAGCCAAGAAGAGCTGTCTGcaataaaatttcaaatgaGCACAGAGATTCTAAATTATCAGACAAAATTCAAG GCTGTCACTGAGGAGTGTGGGAAAGTAAGAGAGCAACTTGAGGAGCAGAAGCGACAACAGcatgcagcagaggaagagatTACAGAGTTACAA GCTGCAAACACTAGTTTGTGTAGAAAGTTGGATGAAGCAAGAGAGCAACTGTCAGAATCAGAATCTGCTCggctgcagaaggaagaagaagtGACTTCTCTTAGAGAACTCTTGGAAAG GATCCAAAAAGAAGCTGATGAAGCAAAAGAGAAGATCCTGGATTACACTGAGAAGCTCAGCAAGGTGGCAGCAGATAAAGATAGCAGTGACCAGAAGTTATTTGCTGAGCTGGATGACCTGACAAGAACAAAGCAGTTCCTTGAAGAACGTTTGATAGAACTTATCAG AGATAAAGATGCTTTGTGGCAAAAGTCTGATGCTCTGGAGTTCCAGCAGAAGCTTAGTGCCGAGCAGAGGTGGCAGGGGGACACAGAAGTCAATCACTGTCTGGACTGCCAGAGAGAGTTCTCATGGATGGTGCGCCGACACCACTGCAG AATGTGTGGCCGCATTTTCTGCTACTACTGCTGCAACAACTACATGGTGACAAAGCTTGGTGGAAAAAAGGAGCGTTGCTGCAGGGCTTGCTTTAATAAGCCTAGAGTCATTGTGGACAGTACAGATGACTCTGGATCCAGTGCCAACCAGGAAGGATCACCAGCTTCATTGGAATCGCCTGTGTCACCATCTGAGAGAGCTTTTG tTGCAAGTGAAGCCTCTAAACCACCAGATGATGCAGCTTTTGATATAATCACTGATGAGGAGCTGTGCCAAGTACAGGAATCAGACTCTCTCCACAATGAAAGTCAGATGGAAAGAGACTCTCTGGATCAGAGTGTGACAGATCT aTGTGTTTGCTGGGCTAAGCAGCTGTTAGGGGCTCTGTACAGCCTCCAGTCTCCGTTTCAGGTTTCTGCCTTTCACACAATTCG CCCTGTAATTCATACCTGGTGCTACTCCAGTGTTCACCCAGAGCATACACCTTTTCTGAG AAACAGCATGTGTAATTCTTCAACTTTCGATGAATCTGAAGACTGGCAAGTTGCTCAAGATGCTGAGATATGCTTGTTGAAGTCAGGAGAAATTAT GATGAAATTACCCCTTACAGTAGAAGAGATCATGAATTTTGGAGAAAGCAACAGAGAGCTGTTCATCAAATCCAGCACCTACAGTATCATTCCCATCACTGTTACAGAGATGGGACTAACAATCAGCTGGATCTTCTCATCAGACCCCAAAAGCATATCCTTCAGTGTTGTCTACCAAGAGTCCGAAGACACGCCACTGGATCAGTGCAAA GTTCTTATCCCTATGACTCGCTGCAACTCTCATAAGGAAACTATCAGAGGGCAGGTGAAAGTCAGAAATGCTGGAATCTACACCCTGATATTTGACAACACATTCTCTAG gTTTATCTCAAAAAGAGTGTTTTATCACTTGGCTGTTGAGCGACCTGTCATCTATGATGGAAGTGATTTTCCATAG
- the FYCO1 gene encoding FYVE and coiled-coil domain-containing protein 1 isoform X2 yields the protein MAATSGESQLQRIIRDLQDAVTELSKEFKEGGEPITDDSVNLQKFSYKLEYLLQFDQKEKSTLLGNRKDYWDYFCDCLAKIKGANDGIRFVKSITELRTSLGKGRAFLRYSLVHQRLADTLQQCFMNTKVTSDWYYARSPFLNSKMSSDIVGQLYELTDVQFDLASRGYDLDAAWPAFARRTLSSLGSSAYLWKPPSRSSSMSSLVSNYLQAQEFPSSPDVNNSLNVEHLEGYEEMRLELDQAELRQRELQDRIHQLEMENQELQAAVSLQKEQVQVEKEKSNNYSEENSRLTKMITELQKQCEVSHSTQSTVHDLQKCLQSLELSAAEQQKEHSTKVEQLLSSQEDCVSQLQVSNQELETSKALIAVKDLCIDELKAKLSSTEQKNLNLLAKVDAALDEKGQQATAQYDSALQIRALLEKLQEMEKEKADMQRLNAEHASQLKAAREELLLKEQAQKELESRYSSLTANSKEESEKLTGSLETMAKEKDALQEALTLKGKEMAELQTQVMGSLAQVGSLEKNLEEARKEKEKLEEEYGRREGALKQEAQSQAEQLELQEGRLTKVSQTVCSLQEQNQKLMSEKEHLRQKVKELEEQMEQQNCAVSELDEESRKLKAENENLQQSKKKIEEKLKNLEASKASLEADVAKLRASEKQLQSEIDDALVSVDEKEKKLRSENKQLDEDLQNARRQSQILEERLEALHSEYEELKQREETSRESYASLEAQLKSAKQHSLQMEKSLDMLKESKECLQSQLTQKEVELQGMESQCHQLRAEAERHRKKAETLEIEKLSVEKTCLHQTKLIDSLTSEKESVEKQQLQQAASLEKEAKELAFRLTMSEEQLEVNRGEVSRLQAEVLDLRVKLQQAADERERMRGELAVTETVLSEQKMLVQQLKEQNESLNRNHVQELVECKEREEKLKKEQERTAHQKADLENNLMNLKEELSKVKRYLENARVENEENKDLLHRTNTDMAELGIQICALTSEKVDAEEQLAQATERFKELEEQAAEQQEKLKLDVSNLREENKSLQEKLEEAQMCAAAVPSLQLQLETIKKQAQSFQETSQEELSAIKFQMSTEILNYQTKFKAVTEECGKVREQLEEQKRQQHAAEEEITELQAANTSLCRKLDEAREQLSESESARLQKEEEVTSLRELLERIQKEADEAKEKILDYTEKLSKVAADKDSSDQKLFAELDDLTRTKQFLEERLIELIRDKDALWQKSDALEFQQKLSAEQRWQGDTEVNHCLDCQREFSWMVRRHHCRMCGRIFCYYCCNNYMVTKLGGKKERCCRACFNKPRVIVDSTDDSGSSANQEGSPASLESPVSPSERAFVASEASKPPDDAAFDIITDEELCQVQESDSLHNESQMERDSLDQSVTDLCVCWAKQLLGALYSLQSPFQVSAFHTIRNSMCNSSTFDESEDWQVAQDAEICLLKSGEIMMKLPLTVEEIMNFGESNRELFIKSSTYSIIPITVTEMGLTISWIFSSDPKSISFSVVYQESEDTPLDQCKVLIPMTRCNSHKETIRGQVKVRNAGIYTLIFDNTFSRFISKRVFYHLAVERPVIYDGSDFP from the exons ATGCAGTGACTGAATTAAGTAAAGAATTTAAAGAAGGAGGCGAACCGATCACAGATGACAGTGTCAACTTGCAAAAATTCTCCTACAAGCTTGAGTACCTCTTACAG TTtgaccagaaagaaaaaagcacattgCTGGGGAACAGAAAAGACTACTGGGATTATTTCTGTGACTGTCTGGCAAAAATCAAAGGAGCTAATGATGGAATCCGCTTTGTCAAGTCTATTACAGAA CTACGAACCTCTCTGGGAAAAGGACGAGCATTTCTTCGTTATTCCCTGGTTCACCAAAGGCTAGCAGACACCTTGCAGCAATGTTTTATGAACACCAAAGTGACCAG tgACTGGTACTATGCAAGAAGTCCATTTCTGAATTCCAAAATGAGTTCTGACATTGTGGGTCAACTCTATGAGCTCACTGATGTTCAGTTTGACTTGGCATCAAGAGGCTATGATTTAGATGCTGCTTGGCCAGCATTTGCCAG GAGGACTCTGTCCTCACTTGGATCTTCAGCATATTTATGGAAGCCCCCAAGTCGCAGTTCCAGCATGAGCAGTTTAGTGAGCAATTATTTGCAG GCACAAGAGTTTCCTTCCAGCCCTGATGTAAATAACTCACTAAATGTTGAACACCTTGAGGGCTACGAAGAGATGCGTTTAGAACTTGACCAGGCTGAGCTGAGGCAGAGGGAACTTCAAGATCGTATTCACCAGCTAGAAATGGAAAaccaggagctccaggcagcTGTCAGCCTTCAAAAGGAACAAGTACAGGTAGAAAAGGAGAAGAGCAATAACTACAGTGAGGAGAACTCCCGGCTGACAAAGATGATCACAGAGTTACAGAAGCAATGTGAGGTCTCACACTCCACTCAGAGCACTGTCCATGACCTGCAGAAGTGCCTACAGTCACTGGAACtgagtgcagcagagcagcagaaggaacaCTCAACAAAGGTGGAGCAGCTGTTGAGCAGCCAGGAAGATTGTGTCTCACAATTGCAGGTTTCTAATCAGGAGCTGGAGACCTCTAAGGCTTTGATTGCTGTGAAGGATCTTTGCATTGATGAGCTCAAAGCCAAGTTGAGTTCCACAGAACAGAAGAACCTCAACCTCCTTGCTAAAGTTGATGCTGCCTTGGATGAAAAGGGACAGCAAGCCACAGCCCAGTATGACTCTGCCCTACAAATACGGGCACTGTTAGAGAAGCTtcaggagatggaaaaggaaaaggcagataTGCAAAGACTCAATGCTGAACATGCATCTCAGCTGAAAGCAGcaagggaggagctgctgctgaaagaacAGGCACAGAAGGAACTGGAATCCAGATACAGTAGCCTCACTGCTAACTCgaaagaagaaagtgaaaagcTGACTGGGAGCCTGGAGACCATGGCAAAGGAAAAGGATGCACTTCAGGAGGCCCTGACtctgaaaggaaaggagatggCTGAGCTCCAGACCCAGGTAATGGGGTCGCTGGCTCAGGTGGGTTcgctggaaaaaaatcttgaggaagctaggaaggaaaaagagaaacttgAAGAGGAGTATGGTAGGAGAGAAGGAGCACTGAAGCAGGAAGCCCAGTCACAAGCAGAGCAACTTGAACTACAGGAGGGTCGCTTAACAAAGGTGAGTCAGACTGTGTGTAGCCTTCAGGAGCAAAACCAGAAACTCATGTCTGAGAAGGAGCATCTCAGACAGAAAGtcaaggagctggaggagcagatgGAGCAGCAAAACTGTGCAGTGAGTGAATTGGATGAGGAAAGCAGgaaactgaaagcagagaatGAGAATTTGCAGCAGTCTAAGAAGAAGATtgaagagaagctgaaaaatctGGAAGCTTCTAAAGCTTCCCTAGAAGCTGATGTAGCCAAGTTGAGAGCCTCTGAGAAACAACTTCAGAGTGAGATAGATGATGCCCTGGTGTCAGTtgatgaaaaagagaagaagctCCGGAGTGAGAACAAACAGCTGGATGAAGACTTGCAGAATGCCAGGAGGCAAAGCCAAATtctggaggagaggctggaggctCTGCACTCAGAATATGAAGAATtaaagcaaagagaagagaCCTCCAGGGAGTCTTATGCCTCACTTGAAGCACAGCTGAAGAGTGCCAAACAGCATAGtttacaaatggaaaaaagcTTGGACATGttgaaggaaagcaaagagtGTCTCCAGTCACAGCTCACACAGAAGGAAGTAGAACTGCAGGGCATGGAGAGCCAATGTCATCAGCTAAGAGCAGAAGCTGAAAGACacaggaagaaagcagagaCTCTTGAGATAGAAAAGCTCAGTGTTGAAAAGACATGCCTTCATCAGACAAAACTTATAGACTCTCTCACATCAGAAAAGGAATCAGTGGAAAAACAGCAACTACAGCAGGCAGCGTCCCTGGAGAAGGAGGCAAAAGAGTTGGCCTTCAGACTGACCATGAgtgaagagcagctggaggtCAACAGAGGTGAAGTGtccaggctgcaggcagaagTCCTGGATCTGCGAGTCAAGCTTCAGCAGGCCGCTGAtgagagagagaggatgagaggtGAGCTGGCAGTCACTGAGACTGTCTTGAGTGAACAGAAGATGCTTGTCcagcagctgaaagagcagaatGAGTCTCTCAACAGAAATCATGTGCAAGAACTGGTGGAatgtaaagaaagagaagaaaagctgaaaaaagagcaggagagaaCAGCCCATCAAAAAGCTGacctggaaaataatttgatgaACCTAAAGGAAGAGCTGTCTAAGGTTAAGCGGTATTTGGAAAATGCTAGagtggaaaatgaagaaaataaagatctCCTCCACAGGACCAACACTGATATGGCTGAACTTGGCATTCAGATTTGTGCCTTGACCTCTGAAAAGGTGGATGCAGAAGAGCAGTTGGCCCAGGCCACAGAAAGGTTCAAAGAACTGGAAGAACAGGCAGCAGAGCaacaggagaagctgaagcttgATGTCTCTAATCTCAGAGAGGAGAACAAGAGCCTGCAAGAGAAATTAGAGGAGGCTCAAATGTGTGCCGCAGCTGTCCCAAGTCTGCAATTGCAGCTGGAGACAATAAAGAAACAGGCACAGAGTTTCCAAGAGACCAGCCAAGAAGAGCTGTCTGcaataaaatttcaaatgaGCACAGAGATTCTAAATTATCAGACAAAATTCAAG GCTGTCACTGAGGAGTGTGGGAAAGTAAGAGAGCAACTTGAGGAGCAGAAGCGACAACAGcatgcagcagaggaagagatTACAGAGTTACAA GCTGCAAACACTAGTTTGTGTAGAAAGTTGGATGAAGCAAGAGAGCAACTGTCAGAATCAGAATCTGCTCggctgcagaaggaagaagaagtGACTTCTCTTAGAGAACTCTTGGAAAG GATCCAAAAAGAAGCTGATGAAGCAAAAGAGAAGATCCTGGATTACACTGAGAAGCTCAGCAAGGTGGCAGCAGATAAAGATAGCAGTGACCAGAAGTTATTTGCTGAGCTGGATGACCTGACAAGAACAAAGCAGTTCCTTGAAGAACGTTTGATAGAACTTATCAG AGATAAAGATGCTTTGTGGCAAAAGTCTGATGCTCTGGAGTTCCAGCAGAAGCTTAGTGCCGAGCAGAGGTGGCAGGGGGACACAGAAGTCAATCACTGTCTGGACTGCCAGAGAGAGTTCTCATGGATGGTGCGCCGACACCACTGCAG AATGTGTGGCCGCATTTTCTGCTACTACTGCTGCAACAACTACATGGTGACAAAGCTTGGTGGAAAAAAGGAGCGTTGCTGCAGGGCTTGCTTTAATAAGCCTAGAGTCATTGTGGACAGTACAGATGACTCTGGATCCAGTGCCAACCAGGAAGGATCACCAGCTTCATTGGAATCGCCTGTGTCACCATCTGAGAGAGCTTTTG tTGCAAGTGAAGCCTCTAAACCACCAGATGATGCAGCTTTTGATATAATCACTGATGAGGAGCTGTGCCAAGTACAGGAATCAGACTCTCTCCACAATGAAAGTCAGATGGAAAGAGACTCTCTGGATCAGAGTGTGACAGATCT aTGTGTTTGCTGGGCTAAGCAGCTGTTAGGGGCTCTGTACAGCCTCCAGTCTCCGTTTCAGGTTTCTGCCTTTCACACAATTCG AAACAGCATGTGTAATTCTTCAACTTTCGATGAATCTGAAGACTGGCAAGTTGCTCAAGATGCTGAGATATGCTTGTTGAAGTCAGGAGAAATTAT GATGAAATTACCCCTTACAGTAGAAGAGATCATGAATTTTGGAGAAAGCAACAGAGAGCTGTTCATCAAATCCAGCACCTACAGTATCATTCCCATCACTGTTACAGAGATGGGACTAACAATCAGCTGGATCTTCTCATCAGACCCCAAAAGCATATCCTTCAGTGTTGTCTACCAAGAGTCCGAAGACACGCCACTGGATCAGTGCAAA GTTCTTATCCCTATGACTCGCTGCAACTCTCATAAGGAAACTATCAGAGGGCAGGTGAAAGTCAGAAATGCTGGAATCTACACCCTGATATTTGACAACACATTCTCTAG gTTTATCTCAAAAAGAGTGTTTTATCACTTGGCTGTTGAGCGACCTGTCATCTATGATGGAAGTGATTTTCCATAG